From Paenibacillus sp. V4I7, one genomic window encodes:
- a CDS encoding APC family permease, with translation MTSDSLKKIMFGKPLKSSEIESEKLPVWKGLPILSSDALSSVSYGTEQILLELATVGIAAFAFSLPIAISIIALIMLLVLSYRQVIEAYPQGGGAYMVTKENLGMAWGRLTGVSLLIDYTLTVAVSISAGVQAITSAFPSAVPYIVPITLILVWIMVWLNLRGTSESGTIFAIPTYFFILCILLLVGKGIYDMLTGSLNTHPIAFAPSSMTSSLTLFVLLKAFSSGCSAVTGIEAISDAVPHFRTPSVKNAKRTLVSLGTLLAIVFGGVTILALGYGIAPDPNGHTSVLSMVTEHAFGRGAMYYATQIGTMLILVLAANTSFNGFPILASIMAQDKNFPRMFSFRGDRLSFHYGIITLGVLASILLIGFKGKTDALIPLYAIGVFLSFTLAQGGLVRKWLKERVKGWIGKLLINGFGGIVSLAVLLIFSITKFSEGAWIVIIITPLLLWLITKISHHYDDVANQLRIDITIERVYTKEPLIIVPVAGIHRVVAQSLSYAKSLSPNVIAFYVSFSDEDEELMQEKWEKWDPGVRLVVFKSRYRTILKPLAEFIERIDTHVSEKQNIMVILPQFMPKKWWHRLLHNQSAARIRAKLQADKDIVVATVPYHLHE, from the coding sequence ATGACAAGCGATTCATTAAAAAAAATTATGTTTGGCAAACCGCTCAAATCCAGCGAAATTGAATCAGAAAAATTGCCGGTTTGGAAAGGACTGCCGATTCTATCCTCGGATGCCTTATCGTCGGTCTCCTACGGGACAGAGCAGATTCTTTTAGAACTCGCGACCGTTGGGATTGCCGCTTTTGCGTTCTCTTTGCCCATTGCGATATCCATTATCGCTTTGATTATGCTTCTTGTTTTGAGCTACCGACAGGTGATTGAGGCGTATCCGCAAGGCGGCGGAGCCTATATGGTTACCAAAGAAAATCTAGGAATGGCATGGGGAAGATTGACAGGAGTTTCGCTGCTTATCGACTACACACTTACCGTTGCCGTTTCAATCTCTGCCGGCGTGCAGGCGATTACGTCAGCTTTTCCATCGGCGGTGCCGTATATTGTTCCGATTACTTTAATTCTTGTATGGATCATGGTTTGGCTTAATCTGCGAGGAACTTCAGAATCAGGTACGATTTTCGCTATTCCAACGTACTTTTTTATTCTTTGTATATTACTGCTAGTGGGCAAAGGCATATACGATATGCTGACAGGATCATTGAATACGCATCCTATTGCGTTTGCTCCGAGTTCAATGACGAGCTCATTAACGTTATTCGTCCTTTTAAAAGCATTTTCCTCCGGGTGTTCAGCCGTGACAGGGATCGAAGCCATCTCCGATGCCGTGCCGCATTTCCGCACACCGTCCGTAAAAAACGCGAAGCGTACGTTAGTATCCTTAGGGACACTTTTGGCTATCGTGTTTGGAGGAGTAACGATCTTAGCTTTGGGATATGGCATTGCACCTGATCCTAATGGTCATACATCCGTATTATCGATGGTAACAGAGCATGCTTTTGGTCGTGGAGCGATGTACTATGCAACTCAAATCGGTACCATGCTTATTCTAGTTTTGGCAGCCAATACTAGCTTCAACGGGTTTCCAATCTTAGCATCCATTATGGCACAGGATAAAAACTTCCCGCGTATGTTCTCATTCCGAGGAGACCGACTTTCGTTTCATTATGGTATTATCACACTCGGCGTACTGGCCAGTATTCTTCTTATTGGTTTCAAAGGTAAGACAGATGCACTCATTCCTCTATATGCGATAGGCGTGTTTTTATCTTTTACACTTGCGCAAGGCGGCTTGGTTCGTAAATGGTTGAAAGAGCGTGTGAAAGGTTGGATCGGAAAGCTGCTCATCAATGGTTTTGGCGGGATCGTATCTCTTGCTGTTTTACTCATATTTTCTATAACTAAATTTTCCGAAGGTGCGTGGATTGTTATTATCATAACCCCACTGCTGCTTTGGTTAATTACGAAAATTAGTCATCACTACGATGATGTAGCGAATCAATTGCGTATTGATATAACGATTGAGCGGGTTTACACGAAGGAACCATTGATTATTGTGCCTGTGGCGGGCATTCATCGGGTTGTAGCACAGTCCTTGAGCTATGCGAAATCGTTGTCGCCAAACGTAATTGCCTTCTACGTATCGTTCTCAGATGAAGATGAAGAATTGATGCAGGAGAAGTGGGAGAAGTGGGATCCGGGCGTTCGATTGGTTGTTTTTAAATCACGTTATCGGACGATCCTGAAGCCGCTAGCTGAATTTATCGAGAGAATTGACACGCATGTTTCGGAAAAACAAAACATTATGGTCATTTTACCGCAATTTATGCCGAAAAAATGGTGGCATCGACTGCTCCATAACCAATCTGCTGCACGTATTCGCGCGAAGCTTCAAGCGGATAAAGATATCGTCGTGGCGACGGTACCGTATCATTTGCACGAGTAG
- a CDS encoding YqkE family protein, whose product MAKKKWSSTPAVTSVQDKPATLKDLLRPEILEGLKAQADAMKAEEQAKKDAERAKAEAARKAEEKRLENDFGHLLSKSSLDWRKHK is encoded by the coding sequence ATGGCTAAGAAAAAATGGTCGTCTACTCCTGCTGTTACCAGCGTGCAAGATAAACCTGCAACACTTAAGGATTTACTGCGCCCTGAAATACTTGAGGGACTCAAAGCGCAAGCTGATGCCATGAAAGCAGAGGAACAAGCGAAGAAAGATGCAGAGAGAGCGAAGGCGGAAGCTGCTCGCAAAGCAGAAGAAAAGCGGCTTGAGAATGATTTTGGACATCTGCTGAGTAAGAGCAGTCTGGATTGGCGTAAGCACAAATGA
- a CDS encoding polysaccharide deacetylase family protein, giving the protein MRERTLCLLFFLFVMTALSSCEIGNREAAQGAAEVSGAPAATTIPPPTSTSTPIETQIETQIETPIETPMTMNTPTIPSSDSSDPISSPNPAISSLEKTLIDRYRDAKPKKWGENVPGVRTQLTTEEQVIALTFDACGGKEGSGYDKKLIDYLIKENIPATLFINARWITANMDIFSKLAANPLFEIENHGTEHRPLSVNGRLAYGIEGTKNVNDVIHEVKDNADQIEKLTGRRPLFFRSGTAYYDDIAAGVVQDLGFQLAGYNVLGDAGATYNTEQVYKALLKARSGSIVLAHMNRPEKDTAEGIMKAIPELQKAGYRFVLLTSSTLN; this is encoded by the coding sequence ATGAGGGAGCGCACGTTGTGCCTCCTTTTCTTTCTTTTTGTAATGACAGCGCTATCATCCTGTGAGATTGGTAATAGAGAGGCAGCTCAAGGGGCTGCTGAAGTAAGTGGTGCCCCGGCAGCGACAACAATACCACCACCGACTTCAACATCAACACCAATAGAAACACAAATAGAAACACAAATAGAAACACCAATAGAAACACCAATGACAATGAATACTCCGACGATTCCATCATCGGACTCAAGCGATCCAATTTCATCGCCTAATCCGGCTATTTCGTCTTTGGAAAAAACCTTGATCGACCGTTACCGAGACGCTAAACCAAAGAAATGGGGCGAAAATGTCCCTGGGGTTCGGACACAACTTACTACGGAGGAACAAGTGATTGCGCTGACCTTTGACGCATGTGGGGGGAAGGAAGGCAGTGGGTACGATAAGAAGCTAATCGACTATTTGATCAAGGAGAACATCCCGGCTACCTTATTTATCAATGCGAGATGGATAACGGCTAACATGGACATATTTTCCAAATTGGCCGCAAACCCACTGTTTGAGATTGAAAATCATGGAACCGAGCATCGGCCCTTGTCCGTAAATGGCAGGTTGGCGTATGGTATCGAAGGAACCAAGAATGTGAACGATGTTATTCATGAAGTGAAAGACAATGCTGACCAGATCGAGAAGCTGACTGGACGGCGTCCATTATTTTTTCGTTCGGGCACAGCCTATTATGATGATATTGCAGCAGGAGTCGTTCAGGATTTGGGCTTTCAGTTGGCTGGGTACAATGTACTCGGCGATGCTGGAGCGACTTATAACACGGAGCAGGTATACAAAGCGCTTTTAAAAGCCCGAAGCGGTTCTATCGTACTAGCTCATATGAATCGCCCGGAGAAAGATACCGCAGAAGGCATCATGAAAGCTATTCCTGAGCTTCAAAAAGCGGGCTACCGCTTCGTTCTTTTAACTTCCTCTACATTAAACTAA
- a CDS encoding NUDIX domain-containing protein — protein MEAKFCMTCGAAMESRDVDGTIRRACTECSFVHWGNYSIGVGALVMKDEKMLLVRRAQEPGKGRWTNPGGYIEQHELIQDTIEREVLEESGVKAVVTGLVAVRDLPRSIHNVYIAFELDYISGEPQPDGVEVDAAGFYSLAEMETMNVADFTRWLIDVALHSKTTGLVEDKDPIIKMDGYGLYRVPKITI, from the coding sequence ATGGAAGCCAAGTTTTGTATGACCTGCGGAGCCGCTATGGAGTCGCGCGATGTGGATGGCACGATAAGAAGAGCTTGTACGGAGTGCAGCTTCGTTCATTGGGGTAATTATAGCATCGGTGTAGGTGCACTCGTGATGAAGGATGAGAAGATGCTGCTTGTGCGCAGGGCTCAGGAGCCAGGGAAAGGCCGATGGACCAACCCAGGTGGTTATATTGAGCAGCATGAGCTGATCCAAGATACGATTGAGCGCGAAGTGTTGGAGGAAAGCGGAGTCAAAGCAGTTGTTACTGGTCTAGTAGCTGTGCGCGATTTGCCTAGAAGCATACATAATGTATACATTGCTTTTGAATTGGATTACATAAGCGGTGAGCCTCAGCCAGACGGCGTGGAGGTCGATGCAGCAGGATTTTATAGCTTGGCAGAGATGGAAACGATGAATGTGGCGGATTTTACACGCTGGCTCATTGATGTTGCCCTACATTCCAAAACGACGGGTCTCGTAGAAGATAAAGATCCAATCATCAAAATGGATGGATACGGATTGTACCGTGTCCCTAAAATTACGATATGA
- a CDS encoding DUF1284 domain-containing protein produces the protein MGYSKEFCENMTTVYEELRQKPESMIRIVLGPDDLCAAYPKDQEAHCENRTVYQRDAEIVTKLGLQVEMELSWSEICGQVADRVKPDEIGHLCATCRWEPYGVCAEGVRLIGEGGVLPPVINK, from the coding sequence ATGGGTTATTCGAAAGAGTTTTGCGAAAACATGACGACTGTCTACGAAGAATTGCGTCAAAAGCCCGAATCGATGATCCGCATAGTCCTTGGACCTGATGATCTATGCGCAGCTTACCCGAAGGATCAAGAAGCGCATTGTGAAAATAGGACAGTTTATCAACGTGATGCAGAAATCGTCACCAAGCTTGGCTTGCAAGTGGAGATGGAGCTGAGCTGGTCGGAGATTTGTGGGCAAGTGGCTGACCGTGTAAAACCGGACGAGATTGGTCACCTATGTGCCACATGCCGTTGGGAGCCTTACGGTGTTTGTGCGGAAGGCGTACGATTAATCGGGGAAGGTGGCGTCCTGCCGCCTGTCATTAACAAATAA
- a CDS encoding SOS response-associated peptidase has translation MCHSISILADVNELVKQFRIDRLLSYSSNRYEVRPTESVSAVMMNKKGERILDEFRWGLMPFWAKDAVCGDRDSIFTNVVFERIVRKQRCIIPCSGFYISVTEGKETEWIKFKMRSGTFGIAGLYDVWRAPSGEEELRTCMMLMTEANSLVSPYQRRMPAILDQDQAEMWLQPEMKDSRLLRSILRPVDDLLMVANVLSSPEEKLESGSDVSVFV, from the coding sequence ATGTGTCATTCCATATCTATTCTTGCTGATGTCAACGAACTTGTTAAACAATTCCGCATTGATCGGCTGCTATCGTATAGCTCCAATCGTTATGAGGTGCGGCCGACAGAGTCTGTTTCCGCTGTGATGATGAACAAAAAGGGAGAACGTATCCTTGATGAATTCCGTTGGGGTCTGATGCCGTTCTGGGCTAAAGATGCCGTATGCGGGGACCGCGATTCGATCTTCACCAATGTCGTCTTCGAGCGTATCGTCAGAAAGCAGCGCTGTATCATTCCTTGCAGTGGATTTTATATTAGTGTCACGGAGGGAAAAGAGACAGAGTGGATTAAGTTCAAAATGCGCAGCGGTACCTTCGGCATCGCAGGGCTGTATGATGTCTGGCGGGCTCCATCTGGTGAAGAGGAGCTTCGTACGTGTATGATGCTGATGACAGAAGCGAACTCACTCGTCTCTCCTTATCAACGCAGAATGCCGGCGATACTCGACCAAGATCAGGCCGAGATGTGGCTGCAGCCAGAGATGAAAGACAGCAGACTCCTCAGATCCATCCTTCGACCTGTAGATGATCTGCTCATGGTTGCAAATGTATTGTCATCCCCTGAAGAGAAGCTGGAAAGCGGTTCGGATGTCAGTGTTTTTGTATGA